The Candidatus Nezhaarchaeota archaeon genomic interval TAAACTTGAACCTCTGGCATTCCTCACCACCACTAAACCTCTATCAGCCTGAAACCTCGTTGCTATAGCCCACTCGACATCCCTCAAATCGTCTATGTTAACGTCACTATCGACCACTACAACATGCTTAAGACTTGGATGCGCCCCAAAAGCGGCCATAATAGCTGTCTTAGCATCGCCCTCAGTTACCTTGTCTATTGCTATGACTGCATGAAGCCACCCGCAACCACCTTCAGTTAACCTTACTGCTCGAAGTCTAGTTATGACCCTTCTAAGGGAATTCCAGATCTCAGCCTCCTTAGGAAACCCCATCAGGAGTCTATGCTCTACACTTGCAGGTAAAATCGCCTGGTATACGGCCTCACTATTAACATAAATCCCATCCAATTGCAGTACTGGTTGCTTCCTAACAGCATCGTAGGTCCCAGTAATATCAGCAAAAGGCCCTTCATCAACTTCTTCAAAAGCTTTTATCACGCCCTCTGCTACTATCTCAGCGTCAATAGGAACTAGTATGCCATACTTAGGAGTCGCGACAACCCTCATATTACCATTCAGTATCTTATTTGCTACCCATAACTCATTGACCCCAAAGGGAGGAGATGCTGCAGCTGCTAGTAGGATTGACGGGTGGCAGCCAATTATCACAGCTACAGGTAGGTCTTTCCCCTCATCTCTTGCCCTCATATATAAGGCATAGAGATGCCTAGGAACTATCCTTATCGCAGCTCTTTCCTTATCAAGGACTAAAAGCCTGTGAACAGAAGCGTTACATATACCCTCAAAGCAAGCAACTACTATGGAGCTCGTAATATACCTTCCAGCATCATTCTCATAGTACTTAAGGACCGGCAGCCTCTCTAAACCACCTTCAAGCTTAGAGTAATAGTTTTCAAAACCGGTTTCTTCGGTAGGCTTTGTTGGCCTCTCCATCGAGTCAACGAGCTTGCTATAAGCCTCCTCATAGCTTTTAACCCCCAAACACTTAAGAAGCCTTCTTCTTGAACCCACAACATTCCCAACAACCTGCATACTATAGCCCCTAATCCTTCTAAAAAGCACTATAGGTCCACCATCAAGCCTCTTAAGTATAAGCGAAGCCTCATAAATCGGTGAGACTTCACGGTCAATGATCGTGACCTCTTCCCCCTCCATGAAGTCT includes:
- a CDS encoding UbiD family decarboxylase; translation: MRLTDFMEGEEVTIIDREVSPIYEASLILKRLDGGPIVLFRRIRGYSMQVVGNVVGSRRRLLKCLGVKSYEEAYSKLVDSMERPTKPTEETGFENYYSKLEGGLERLPVLKYYENDAGRYITSSIVVACFEGICNASVHRLLVLDKERAAIRIVPRHLYALYMRARDEGKDLPVAVIIGCHPSILLAAAASPPFGVNELWVANKILNGNMRVVATPKYGILVPIDAEIVAEGVIKAFEEVDEGPFADITGTYDAVRKQPVLQLDGIYVNSEAVYQAILPASVEHRLLMGFPKEAEIWNSLRRVITRLRAVRLTEGGCGWLHAVIAIDKVTEGDAKTAIMAAFGAHPSLKHVVVVDSDVNIDDLRDVEWAIATRFQADRGLVVVRNARGSSLDPSADPETLLTCKVGVDATKPLRGDIKRFERARIPMGDQVEVK